Proteins encoded in a region of the Panicum hallii strain FIL2 chromosome 3, PHallii_v3.1, whole genome shotgun sequence genome:
- the LOC112884513 gene encoding nuclear transcription factor Y subunit gamma-like, producing the protein MNHLVNICTSTRTPISFSEQQMVEEFWRKKQHEIEAIKDFGERTIPMTHLRKVICAEKGKMMMTFDTPSFLTKACEIFVQELSFRAWMRAKSHQRSIILDSDIAESILSIDSYDFLNDVLHTHHEERYSTSHPRGLEFFGNNIVATFGAMTSLQGEESDISNHQNIVHGKLDAEVIATTNMSKGKNNNINWDEIDMADDSLLARFWEDIMMDEDLAHASAATSTNDLVLLPFDILQHDGFGHELNLLDDIVSIASTGERHS; encoded by the exons ATGAATCACCTTGTTAACATCTGTACATCAACAAGGACTCCAATATCATTCTCTGAGCAACAAATGGTAGAGGAGTTTTGGAGGAAGAAACAACATGAAATTGAAGCTATTAAGGACTTCGGTGAGCGCACAATCCCCATGACCCATCTTAGAAAGGTTATCTGTGCTGAGAAGGGTAAAATGATGATGACATTCGACACGCCATCCTTCTTGACAAAGGCATGTGAGATCTTTGTACAGGAACTTTCCTTCCGTGCTTGGATGCGTGCGAAATCCCATCAACGTAGCATCATACTAGACTCTGATATTGCTGAGTCCATTTTGTCCATCGATTCCTATGATTTTCTAAATGATGTTCTACACACACATCACGAGGAGCGCTACTCTACTTCTCATCCAAG GGGGCTAGAGTTCTTTGGCAACAACATTGTTGCTACTTTTGGTGCAATGACTTCTTTACAG GGAGAAGAAAGTGATATTAGCAATCATCAAAATATTGTGCATGGAAAATTAGATGCAGAAGTAATTGCTACCACTAATATGAGCAAGGGAAAAAACAACAATATCAATTGGGATGAAATTGACATGGCTGATGATTCCTTGTTGGCAAGATTTTGGGAGGACATCATGATGGATGAAGACCTAGCACATGCATCTGCTGCTACCTCCACCAATGATCTTGTTCTACTTCCTTTTGATATTTTGCAACATGATGGATTTGGTCATGAACTGAATCTTCTTGATGACATCGTCTCCATTGCGAGTACCGGAGAAAGGCATAGCTAG